From the genome of candidate division WOR-3 bacterium, one region includes:
- a CDS encoding DUF2934 domain-containing protein: MPNSKSDKPESKSFCPEDYIERIRVRAYELYLARGGQHGRDLDDWLEAEKQVRKELGLDK, encoded by the coding sequence ATGCCAAACTCGAAGTCTGATAAACCGGAATCGAAGTCCTTTTGTCCAGAAGACTACATTGAGCGCATTCGGGTACGCGCCTATGAGTTGTACCTTGCCCGGGGTGGTCAGCATGGCCGGGACCTTGATGACTGGCTTGAGGCTGAGAAGCAGGTGCGTAAGGA